GGCAAGGAAAAGTATTACGTGACTATCAAATATACGGCTACGACTATGATAAAGATAAAGAACAACTAATAATAAATACTTACGAAGCGAATGTTATTCGCACCATATTTGAATTATTTACCTCACCTAATAATGATATTAAAGGAATAAATGGAATAGCTAAATACTTAACCAATCAGGGAATCCCTACTAAAAGAAACGCAAAGCAATGGCATAGACAAGTAGTAAGACAAATACTAATGAATCGAGCTTATATTGGAGAGTTTTATCAAAACAGATGGAATACGGAAGGAATGCTAGCTAATAAATATGCCTCAGGAGATGACAAAGTTAAGATGACAGCGAGACCTGAAGAAGAATGGATCCAAGTCCCTTGCCCTTCTATTATCGATGAAGAGAAGTTTGAACACGCACTGGCGTTGTTAAAAGAATCTAGACGGAGGTGGAGTGGTACAAAGAAAAATGAATATCTATTAAGTGGTTTAGTCCGTTGTGCTGAGTGTGGGAATACGATGACAGGTAGGAGAGCGAAGAGTTGGGGGGACATTGTTTACGAGTATACTGATATAAAAAACACCGCTGGTGCTAAAAAAAGAGGATGTGGTAATAGGATAAAATGTAAAAACTTAGACAAGGCGGTATGGAATAAAGTGAGGGAATGGTTAAATAACCCTAAAGAGATAGAGAAAGTTATTGAAGAGGGTAATGATAAGGTATACGCATACGAAAAAAAAGAACTAGAACGTATCAACCTTGAATTATATCGAAACAAAAGGGGGAGGGAAAGATTAATAAATGTTCTATCAGAAGAGGATTCAATCGATGTTATTGATATTCGATCAAAATTAAAACAGATGAAAAACAAAGAGCATGAATTACTAGCTATGAAACAAAAATTATTAGATTTACTTCAATGTCAAAATAAAGATACTTATAATAAAAACTTATTTTATAAAGCTTCTTCTTTTTATTTATCTCTATGTTTCAATGATATTGATACCAATGTAAAAAAGGAAATTATACGAAGTGTGGTTAAAGAAGTTAAGGTTAATGAAAAATTTGATATTCAAATAGTATTGTTCTAAAAGAATCTAAAAAATCAATCGGTTGATGATTCAACCGATTGATTTGGGTTGGATAGATTTATTATCTAACTTAATTAACTTATAATCTATCTCATTTGTTGCTACTTCCAAATCGTCCAATGAAATTGATGAAGTGACTA
This DNA window, taken from Alteribacter keqinensis, encodes the following:
- a CDS encoding recombinase family protein, with product MEEQLRACREKAQTNEVLEYVDRGLSGEFLDRPALNKLRQDLREGILSKVICLDPDRLSRKLMNQLIVSEEIEKKVQLVFVNGEYQRTPEGMLFYQLRGAIAEFEKKKITERMSRGRMQKARQGKVLRDYQIYGYDYDKDKEQLIINTYEANVIRTIFELFTSPNNDIKGINGIAKYLTNQGIPTKRNAKQWHRQVVRQILMNRAYIGEFYQNRWNTEGMLANKYASGDDKVKMTARPEEEWIQVPCPSIIDEEKFEHALALLKESRRRWSGTKKNEYLLSGLVRCAECGNTMTGRRAKSWGDIVYEYTDIKNTAGAKKRGCGNRIKCKNLDKAVWNKVREWLNNPKEIEKVIEEGNDKVYAYEKKELERINLELYRNKRGRERLINVLSEEDSIDVIDIRSKLKQMKNKEHELLAMKQKLLDLLQCQNKDTYNKNLFYKASSFYLSLCFNDIDTNVKKEIIRSVVKEVKVNEKFDIQIVLF